In a single window of the Zea mays cultivar B73 chromosome 5, Zm-B73-REFERENCE-NAM-5.0, whole genome shotgun sequence genome:
- the LOC100273430 gene encoding ATP-dependent helicase BRM-like, whose amino-acid sequence MMHHHEQQQAFHSGAPHGMMGPGGVNFPQSSGPVSSFQGQRNLPLSSGGPQGMVGGQMHNQVAMQQQFLKLAMQQQQQQQKAAQGMLLQQQAKMNMAGSSSRDQDMLNNPAKMQELMALHQAQMYKRQCEQKEQGQSSGSEQRSGDMRPPMPPQGVPGQQLPSMGMIRPMQPIQGQVGMGSAGGNPITPTQFQAIQAWAKEHNFDLSNPANISAISQLLPIWQSNRMAAMQKQNEANMAAQQQQALPSQVNSDTPGHVNAPSQGALLKPRQPLAPSSISGGEEAKVVNSSNLQLQQQFPVHNRDGSNERAVRSLMTGGNGAQTTHIPQSSGHVNKIPEQPNPKNVLANSEAMQMQHVRQMQQLNQAAAPTSTPIEAGGSQVPTSAQPQTGQTGFTKNQLHVLKAQILAFRRLKRGDRLPPEVLELIVSGRPPDSQGQQQVSGPQVTHNRERPTVSNADEHGKQMESGGKAPEKPALLKGPCLPKVEVSTSEDKASPASGPGPAQVMKASPKEPLKIGPVSVPEHCNTTVIKSEQDLERNIQRTPGRSDYNAERGKSVPAESGSVDVEQAKRTGSTSSAPVPRDVPRKYHGPLFDFPSFTRRHDSMGSANYNSNLSLGYDVKDLLAQEGMIVLGRKREDNLKKISGLLAINLERKRIRPDLVLRLQIEEKKLKLLEHQARLRDEVEHEQQEIMAMPDRIYRKFVRQCERQRVELVRQVQQMQRASREKQLKSIFQWRKKLLEAHWAIRDARITRNRGVAKYHERMLREFSKKKDDDRNKRMEALKNNDVERYRQILLEQQTSVPGDAAQRYNVLSSFLTQTEEYLYKLGGKITATKSQQQVEEAANAAAAAARAQGLSEEEVKAAAQCAGQEVMIRNTFSEMNAPRDNTSVNKYYTLAHAVSERVTKQPSLLRAGTLRDYQLVGLQWMLSLYNNKLNGILADEMGLGKTVQVMALVAYLMEFKGNYGPHLIIVPNAVLVNWKSELLNWLPSASCIFYVGAKDQRQKLFSQEVMAMKFNVLVTTYEFVMFDRSKLSRVDWKYIIIDEAQRMKDRDSVLARDLDRYRCQRRLLLTGTPLQNDLKELWSLLNLLLPEVFDSSKAFSDWFSKPFQRDGPTHNEEEDDWLETEKKVIIIHRLHQILEPFMLRRRVEDVEGSLPRKDSIVLRCRMSAVQGAIYDWIKSTGTIRVDPEDEKRRAQRNPMYQVKTYKNLNNKCMELRKVCNHPLLSYPFLNHGKDFMIRSCGKLWNLDRILIKLHKSGHRVLLFSTMTKLLDIMEDYLQWRRLVYRRIDGTTSLEDRESAIVDFNRPGSDCFIFLLSIRAAGRGLNLQSADTVVIYDPDPNPQNEEQAVARAHRIGQTREVKVIYMEAVVDNISSYQKEDELRNGGSGDLEDDLAGKDRYMGSIESLIRNNIQQYKIDMADEVINAGRFDQRTTHEERRMTLETLLHDEERYQDSVHDVPSLQEVNRMIARTESEVELFDQMDEDFDWTGDMTKHHQVPKWLRVNSNEVDAVVASLSKKPSRNMSSGGIALDTNETLEKRRGRPRGTGKYSIYREIDDEDLEESDEDSEERNTASLPEEGEVGEFEDEEDNDDSVPDNKDESEEEEPMNDDVYEFTEGLRGRKANRMEEAGSTGSSSGSRRLPPPVPSSSSKKLRSLSALDARPGTLSKRTPDDLEEGEIAMSGDSHMDLQQSGSWNHERDDGEDEQVLQPKIKRKRSIRLRPKPNAEKQEDRSGEGAFPQRAARQQDAVHPIVKQKRNMSSRKVSPASRSGKLSHLSGSGEGSAELSKENWSSKAIDSTAPEFGGTKMSDSMQRKCKNVISKLWRRIDKEGHQMIPNISSWWRRNENSSFRGPAGSTLDLQKIEQRVDGLEYGAVTEFIADMQQMLKSVVQHFSYRHEVRIEAETLHNLFFNIMKIAFPDSDFMEAKNAMSFSNPGSGAAAAPSSSKHAAPSLKRSRASASASASEAEQQHGSGHSSRHNQPSEAVPPSRSHSSRSERDPRHGGSRDQHLQDGAAGLLHPSDMFIVKKKRQERARSGIGSPSSSGRGAGPLSPANPGRPGPAPSPRGARTPFQRDPPPHPSQQSMHSAGSGWGSGGAHSDHQAGASSSAPGIGDIQWAKPAKRLRTDRAGRGGRA is encoded by the exons ATGATGCATCACCATGAACAGCAGCAAGCCTTCCACTCTGGTGCGCCGCATGGCATGATGGGACCAGGCGGCGTGAACTTCCCTCAGTCCTCCGGTCCAGTGTCGTCCTTCCAGGGTCAGAGGAATCTGCCGCTGTCCAGTGGTGGACCGCAGGGCATGGTTGGAGGTCAGATGCACAACCAGGTTGCGATGCAGCAACAGTTCCTGAAGCTTGcgatgcagcagcagcagcagcagcagaaggCGGCCCAGGGGATGCTCCTCCAGCAGCAGGCCAAGATGAATATGGCGGGTTCATCATCAAGAGACCAGGACATGCTTAACAACCCTGCCAAGATGCAGGAGCTTATGGCTCTTCATCAGGCCCAGATGTATAAGCGGCAGTGTGAGCAGAAAGAGCAGGGGCAGTCAAGTGGTAGTGAGCAAAGAAGCGGTGATATGAGGCCACCTATGCCTCCTCAAGGAGTCCCTGGACAGCAGTTGCCATCAATGGGTATGATCAGGCCCATGCAGCCAATACAAGGCCAGGTAGGAATGGGCAGCGCTGGTGGGAACCCGATAACACCAACACAGtttcaagccatccaagcctgGGCAAAAGAGCACAACTTTGATCTGTCCAATCCTGCAAACATAAGTGCAATTTCTCAACTCCTGCCCATCTGGCAGTCCAACAGGATGGCAGCCATGCAGAAGCAGAACGAGGCAAACATGGCtgcgcagcagcagcaagcattgCCCTCTCAGGTGAACAGTGATACCCCAGGGCATGTCAATGCTCCCAGCCAGGGTGCCCTACTGAAGCCCCGGCAACCCCTTGCCCCCAGCTCAATTTCTGGCGGGGAAGAGGCTAAGGTAGTGAATTCGAGCAACTTGCAGTTGCAACAACAGTTCCCTGTGCATAACAGGGATGGTTCAAATGAAAGGGCTGTGAGGTCACTTATGACAGGGGGCAATGGTGCGCAAACGACGCATATCCCCCAAAGTTCTGGACATGTAAATAAGATTCCCGAGCAACCCAATCCAAAAAATGTGCTTGCAAATTCCGAAGCAATGCAGATGCAGCATGTGAGACAGATGCAACAGCTTAACCAGGCTGCTGCCCCCACATCTACCCCAATTGAAGCAGGAGGATCACAGGTCCCAACTAGTGCTCAGCCACAAACAGGGCAAACGGGTTTCACCAAAAATCAACTTCATGTACTCAAAGCTCAGATATTAGCTTTCCGGCGTTTAAAG CGTGGTGACCGACTCCCGCCTGAAGTTCTTGAATTAATTGTATCTGGTCGGCCACCTGATTCACAAGGACAGCAGCAAGTTTCGGGACCCCAGGTAACACATAACCGTGAAAGACCTACTGTAAGCAATGCTGATGAACATGGAAAGCAGATGGAGAGTGGTGGTAAAGCTCCTGAAAAACCTGCATTGTTGAAAGGACCCTGTTTACCAAAGGTGGAGGTTTCTACTTCAGAAGACAAAGCTAGTCCTGCCAGTGGTCCTGGTCCCGCGCAAGTGATGAAAGCTTCACCAAAAGAGCCTCTTAAAATTGGACCAGTGTCTGTACCAGAACATTGTAACACTACTGTGATTAAATCTGAGCAGGATCTGGAACGGAACATCCAGAGAACACCTGGGCGAAGTGATTACAATGCTGAGAGGGGTAAATCTGTACCAGCAGAAAGTGGTTCAGTGGATGTTGAGCAGGCAAAAAGGACTGGCTCCACAAGCAGTGCCCCTGTTCCAAGAGATGTTCCCAGAAAATACCATGGCCCATTATTCGATTTCCCATCCTTCACTAGGAGACACGATTCCATGGGATCTGCAAATTACAACAGCAATCTGTCACTAGGTTATGATGTGAAAGATTTATTAGCTCAGGAGGGGATGATAGTTCTTGGTAGGAAACGTGAGGATAACTTAAAAAAGATAAGTGGTTTGCTTGCAATCAATCTAGAGAGGAAAAGAATCCGACCTGATCTTGTCTTGAGGCTACAGATCGAAGAAAAGAAGCTCAAACTCCTAGAGCATCAGGCTCGTCTAAGGGATGAAGTTGAGCATGAACAACAAGAAATCATGGCAATGCCAGATAGGATATACAGAAAGTTTGTCAGACAATGTGAACGCCAACGTGTTGAGCTTGTAAGGCAAGTTCAGCAGATGCAGAGAGCTTCAAGAGAGAAACAGCTGAAATCCATTTTCCAGTGGCGCAAGAAGCTTTTGGAGGCACATTGGGCCATTCGTGATGCTCGAATAACTCGTAATCGTGGGGTGGCCAAGTACCATGAAAGGATGTTGAGAGAATTCTCAAAGAAGAAAGATGATGACCGgaacaaaagaatggaggcatTGAAAAACAACGATGTGGAAAGATACCGTCAAATATTGTTGGAACAGCAGACTAGTGTTCCTGGTGATGCAGCTCAAAGATACAATGTTCTATCTTCTTTCTTGACCCAGACTGAAGAGTATCTTTATAAACTAGGAGGAAAAATAACTGCTACCAAGAGTCAGCAACAAGTAGAAGAGGCAGCAAATGCTGCTGCAGCAGCTGCACGGGCACAG GGCCTGTCTGAGGAAGAAGTGAAGGCTGCTGCACAATGTGCTGGTCAGGAGGTTATGATAAGGAACACATTCTCTGAGATGAATGCACCAAGGGATAATACATCTGTTAACAA GTACTATACTTTAGCCCATGCTGTGAGTGAGAGAGTTACTAAGCAGCCATCACTGTTGCGAGCAGGAACTTTAAGGGACTACCAATTG GTGGGCCTACAGTGGATGCTTTCTTTGTACAATAATAAGTTGAATGGCATTTTGGCTGATGAGATGGGTCTTGGCAAGACTGTACAG GTCATGGCATTGGTTGCGTACCTGATGGAATTTAAAGGGAATTATGGCCCTCATCTCATAATAGTGCCAAATGCTGTCTTAGTCAATTGGAAG AGCGAACTGTTAAATTGGTTACCATCTGCATCTTGTATCTTTTATGTTGGTGCAAAGGACCAAAGGCAGAAGTTGTTCTCTCAA GAGGTTATGGCCATGAAATTTAATGTTCTTGTAACAACATATGAATTTGTTATGTTTGATCGTTCCAAGCTTTCAAGGGTTGATTGGAAGTACATTATAATTGATGAGGCACAGAGGATGAAGGACAGAGACTCCGTCTTGGCGCGTGATCTTGATCGCTATCGCTGCCAGCGGCGCCTCCTTCTCACCGGTACTCCTCTACAG AATGATCTCAAGGAGCTTTGGTCCCTCTTGAATTTGTTGCTTCCAGAAGTATTTGACAGTAGCAAGGCATTTTCAGATTGGTTCTCTAAGCCTTTTCAGAGGGATGGTCCTACACATAATGAAGAAGAAGACGATTGGCTTGAGACAGAGAAGAAAGTAATAATAATTCACAGGCTGCATCAGATTTTGGAACCTTTCATGCTACGTAGGCGTGTGGAAGATGTTGAAGGATCACTTCCACGGAAG GATTCCATTGTTTTGAGATGCAGAATGTCTGCCGTTCAAGGAGCTATATATGATTGGATCAAGTCTACTGGTACCATTAGAGTTGATCCTGAAGATGAGAAAAGGCGTGCACAACGGAATCCCATGTACCAGGTCAAGACATACAAGAATCTCAATAACAAGTGCATGGAGCTGAGGAAAGTTTGTAATCATCCTCTGCTGTCATATCCATTCTTAAATCATGGGAAAGATTTTATGATCAGATCTTGTGGGAAGTTGTGGAATCTTGATAGAATTTTAATTAAGCTTCACAAGTCAGGCCATCGTGTACTTCTTTTTAGCACCATGACAAAGCTTCTTGACATCATGGAGGACTATTTGCAGTGGAGACGACTTGTTTATAGGCGAATTGATGGAACAACAAGCCTGGAAGATCGAGAGTCAGCAATTGTTGACTTCAACAGGCCTGGTTCTGATTGTTTTATATTCTTGCTTAGTATTCGTGCTGCTGGGAGGGGTCTGAATCTTCAGAGTGCAGACACTGTCGTAATATATGACCCTGATCCAAATCCACAAAATGAGGAGCAAGCAGTTGCTAGGGCCCATCGTATAGGGCAGACAAGGGAGGTAAAGGTTATTTACATGGAGGCTGTTGTTGATAACATATCAAGTTATCAGAAAGAGGATGAATTGAGAAATGGAGGGAGTGGAGATTTGGAGGATGATCTTGCTGGAAAAGATAGATACATGGGATCAATTGAAAGTCTCATCCGCAACAATATCCAACAATACAAAATTGATATGGCAGATGAGGTCATTAATGCTGGTCGTTTTGATCAAAGAACAACCCATGAGGAAAGACGAATGACTCTGGAGACACTCCTGCATGATGAAGAGAGATATCAAGACTCTGTTCATGATGTTCCTTCATTGCAGGAAGTGAACCGTATGATTGCTAGGACTGAAAGTGAAGTCGAGCTTTTTGATCAGATGGATGAAGACTTTGATTGGACAGGTGATATGACGAAGCATCATCAGGTTCCAAAGTGGCTTCGTGTTAACTCCAATGAAGTAGATGCTGTGGTGGCTAGTCTGTCCAAAAAGCCGTCAAGAAATATGTCATCTGGGGGCATTGCTTTAGACACTAACGAAACACTTGAGAAAAGAAGGGGGCGGCCAAGGGGTACGGGCAAGTACTCCATCTACAGGGAGATCGATGATGAAGATCTTGAAGAAtctgatgaagattctgaggagagGAATACTGCATCCCTACCTGAAGAAGGGGAAGTAGGGGAATTCGAAGATGAAGAAGACAATGATGACTCAGTACCTGATAACAAGGATGAATCAGAGGAAGAAGAGCCTATGAATGATGATGTATATGAATTTACTGAAGGATTAAGAGGCAGAAAAGCTAATAGGATGGAAGAAGCTGGTTCAACAGGCTCTTCTTCTGGAAGCAGGAGATTACCACCACCTGTACCTTCCTCATCTTCAAAAAAATTGCGGTCTCTATCTGCATTAGATGCCCGCCCAGGCACTTTGTCAAAGAGAACT CCGGATGACCTAGAGGAAGGTGAGATTGCAATGTCTGGGGACTCACATATGGACCTCCAGCAGTCAGGGAGCTGGAACCATGAACGTGATGACGGTGAGGATGAACAAGTACTACAACCGAAAATAAAACGCAAACGAAGTATTCGTCTTCGTCCAAAACCTAATGCAGAAAAGCAGGAAGATAGATCTGGAGAAGGGGCCTTCCCTCAGCGTG CTGCCAGGCAGCAAGACGCGGTTCATCCTATAGTGAAACAGAAGCGCAACATGTCATCTAGGAAGGTTTCACCGGCTTCTAGGTCTGGGAAATTGAGTCACTTGTCTGGGTCTGGTGAGGGGTCTGCTGAACTCTCCAAGGAAAATTGGAGCAGTAAGGCCATTGATTCCACTGCCCCTGAGTTCGGTGGCACAAAGATGTCTGACAGTATGCAAAGAAAG TGCAAAAATGTGATAAGCAAGCTTTGGAGGAGGATTGACAAAGAAGGTCATCAAATGATACCTAACATATCTTCTTGGTGGCGGAGGAATGAGAATTCGTCGTTCAGAGGTCCGGCTGGTAGCACACTTGACCTACAAAAAATCGAGCAGCGAGTCGATGGGTTGGAGTACGGCGCTGTAACCGAGTTCATAGCGGACATGCAGCAGATGTTGAAAAGCGTGGTCCAGCACTTCAGCTATAGGCATGAG GTCCGGATAGAGGCCGAGACCCTCCACAACTTGTTTTTCAACATAATGAAGATCGCCTTCCCAGACTCGGACTTCATGGAAGCTAAGAACGCCATGTCGTTTTCGAATCCTGGAAGCGGTGCCGCCGCTGCCCCATCATCGTCAAAGCACGCCGCACCATCCCTTAAGCGCAGCAGAGCCAGTGCCAGTGCCAGTGCCAGTGAAGCAGAGCAGCAGCATGGCTCGGGACACAGCAGCAGGCACAATCAGCCTAGCGAGGCGGTCCCGCCCAGCCGGTCCCACAGCTCCAGGTCAGAGAGAGACCCCAGACATGGCGGCAGCAGGGATCAGCACCTCCAGGACGGCGCCGCTGGGTTGCTGCACCCTAGCGACATGTTCATCGTGAAGAAGAAGAGGCAAGAGCGCGCGAGGAGCGGCATCGGGTCCCCTTCCAGCTCGGGCCGAGGCGCCGGACCTCTGTCGCCGGCCAACCCTGGGCGTCCGGGCCCTGCCCCCTCGCCCAGAGGTGCCAGGACGCCGTTCCAGAGGGATCCACCGCCACACCCGTCTCAGCAGTCGATGCATTCAGCTGGGTCTGGATGGGGCAGCGGCGGTGCGCATTCGGATCATCAAGCGGGGGCAAGCTCGTCAGCACCCGGCATCGGAGACATCCAGTGGGCGAAGCCTGCCAAGAGGCTGAGGACCGACAGAGCAGGCAGAGGCGGCCGAGCCTAA